The DNA sequence GATATTGATTACCATATTTACCGCAGCCACACCACAGCCCGTCGTCCCGCAACCGCCCGTTCGGGATACCGTATTTTAATGTTGTCGTGGGAGTACCCTCCCAAAACAGTGGGTGGGCTGGCCAGGCACGTCCATGACCTATCCTGCGCCCTGGCCGCCCTGGGGGATGAAGTTCACGTCATCACCTGCCCGGTTTCGGACAGAGGTATATACAGCCTGGAACGGGGTGTGCACGTTCACCGTATCCACCCCGACCGGCTTACCGCCCAAAATTTTATGGAATGGGTAGGACAATTGAATACCGCCATGGTTGAACGGTCCGGCAAGCTGGCGGAGGTGTTCGGCACCTTTGATCTGGTGCACGCCCATGATTGGCTGGTGGGCGATGCGGCCGGTAAAATCTGTGACCAAATGGCGCTACCCCTGGTAGCCACCATCCACGCCACCGAGCACGGGCGAAACCAGGGGCTTTATACCGATTTACAAAGACATATCCATAGCCTGGAACAAGAACTGGCCAACCGGGCCGATTTAATTATCGGCTGCAGCCGGTATATGGGCCGGGAGATAGCCCGTTTATTCAACCAGCCCGCTGATAAGATTAACATTATTCCCAATGGAGTAGATATCGATAGCATATCACCGGACCGGGAGAAAAAGTCACCCGGCGAGGAAAAAAGTATTGTTTTTCTGGGCCGGCTGGTACCGGAAAAGGGCGTGCAGGTGCTGATCAAAGCGCTGCCTTTAATATTACAACAAGCAGGACCGGTAAAACTGCACATCGCCGGTAAAGGGCCGTATCAATCGGAGCTGGCGAAACTAGCCCGGGATTTGGGCGTAGCCGGACAGGTGCACTTTAACGGGTTTGTCAATGACCATGACCGCAACAAGCTGCTGGGCCGGTCAGACGTAGCCGTATTTCCCAGTCTTTACGAACCTTTCGGTATCGTGGCCCTGGAGGCTATGGCCGCAGGTATACCGGTGGTGGTTTCCGATACCGGGGGACTGCGGGATATCATTGAGCACGGCATAGACGGGTACTGCGCGCCGCCCGGCGACCCCGCCATGCTGGCCCATTATATTGCCGAATTGCTCAATAATCCCGAGTTGGCACGTCACTTTACCAGGCGAGCCAGGCGCAATGTAGCGGTTAAATTTAACTGGCAGCAGATTGCCTCCGACACCCTGGAGGTATATAGCAGGGTCAGGCTTAAAATTTCTTAAAAATAGTGATGGTGCCGGTTATTGACCGGCACTTAAAAAATGAAATCTCCTTCCCCCGACAGAGGAAGGAGATTTCTTGTCAAGCCCGTAATGACCTTCGCTACAACCACCATGAGTATCTACGTAGCCCACGACAACCTTTCGGCTGCCATGAACCATTACGACACCCATAATGATCTTTGCTCGACCATTATGGATACCTGATGAGCCTGCAACAATCTCTCGACTGCTGCAAACCCAAAAACAAACCCAAAGCTATAATATTCGGCACCCATAATCATCTTAGCTCGACCGGTAACCATCCCTTACGACCATATGATAATCTTTAGGATTATCATATAGCCTGCCGCAACAATTACCGATCTGCCCGCCGGCTAATACCGAGCCTTCCACGACCCGGTATTAATCTTTGGCCGACTGTTACAGAGCCTTTGTGACCCTGTAACAATCTTGGCTCGGCCATTACGAACCTTACGCTAATAATGTGCCCCTTTTAAAATAAATTATTCTGGTAATTTTTAACTGGCAGCATATTTGAGAGTAAAAGTTTGTAAGGTAATGCCAAAAAAAAACGCCCCCCCAAGAGGCGTTATTCTTCCATCTGTTTGGCTAAAAATGAGGCCGCAGTCTCAGAGAGCTTTTTCTCTAAATCGCCCATACGCTCATCGCCGCTGGAGGTGATAATCACAGCACCGATGGCATCGCCATTGGCTATAATGGGGGAAACCACACTGTTTTTAAACATCGTCCGGTCATCGGTGGTAAAGCTGTGTTCCTCTTCCACCATCTGGGTCTGCCGGTTGTTTATGATATCTTCAAGCATACCGCTGATGGGCTTTTTCATTAACTCTTTTTTAAAGCCACCCGAAACAGCGATTATCTCGTCTCGATCGGCGATACACACCACATGCCCCAGAGCCTCATGCAGCGAATCGGCATACTCCTTGGCAAACTCACCCAATTCATTAATGGGGGAATATTTCTTTAAAATTACTTCTCCATCCCGGTCTACATATATCTCCAGTGGTTCCCCTTCACGGATTCGCATGGTGCGCCTGATTTCTTTGGGAATGACGACCCTGCCAAGGTCATCTATACGCCTCACAATGCCTGTGGCTTTCATCCATGTACCTCCTTTATTAAAATCTGCTTTTTTTATTGAATCTTGCTTTAGTAATATCCTAATTATGACCAAACCATTACAGGAAACCATTGCAAAAAATGCCGTCCCGGCTTCATAGTAATGAGGCCGAATAGCCTCAAAGCCATATTTTATAACCATTTCAGCCCCTGAAGTTTTTAAAAAAGAGTGAATTTTTACTTAGTTGAAATTTATGGAAACAAGCAGGCGAATTGACTTAAAATTAAAATTTTTTTTAAAAATAGTTTCTAATTATTAAAAATTATAAACTATTGAATTTTACCAAACCAGAGATACCAATGCCCCCATACGGGCATGGAAATTGCTATAAAAGAAAACCAATACCATTGTCAGCGCGGGCAAACTTATAGTCAAAATAAAAGTTATTATAATTAAAGGACTTTGCTGACCAGTTGTCTAATTTTTAAATGCGGGTTGATTTAAAATTTTTAGATTGATTAAAAAATCAAACAATTAATAAATCATTCCAAGGAGGCGATATATATAGGAAAAAAACAACTAAGCCCCAATTGCCTAAAACGGCTATAACCCCAACAAGAAAGGAGAAGAAGCTGTTGCTACAAAGAACCCTGTCTAAAAGCAACAAAACCGATTTATACCTCGATCTGGTTGAATTGGCCAGCGGGCTTATCTTGGTGGGATTTTTATGGACCCATATGCTTTTCGTAGCCACTATTTTGATCTCACCGGAAACATTTAATTCATTATCCGAATTTTTGGATACTTATTATCTTTCCTACATCGGCATCCCGTTTGTTGTTGTGGTTGCCCTCATGCATTTTGTTATCGCGGGACGCCGTATACCCACCCGGATGCAGGAACAGCGCATTATCTGGCAGCATGCTAAAATGCTGCGCCACACCGACACCTGGACCTGGGTTTTCCAAGCCATCACAGGCATGGCCATTTTGGTGCTGGCCAGTATCCACGTCTGGTTAGTGGTGACAGGCTGGCCCATTCGCGATTTCACCAGCGCCCAGCGTATGGAAGCCTTTTGGTGGTTCTACCTGGTGCTGCTTCTTGTAGGTGAATACCACGCCGGGTTCGGCATTTACCGTCAATTCGTCAAGTGGGGCTGGTTCCCCCGCAAACCCATCAGCTATGTCTCCAAAGCTATCACCGCCGTTATACTTGTTCTGGGACTGGCGGCAATGGTGGTCTTTGTCCAGTTAGGAGGTACCCTATGAGCATATACCAAACCCATATCACAGATGTACTAATCGTAGGTGCGGGCCTGGCCGGTGAGAGAATTGCCGTGGAAGCGGCTATGCATGGACATGACGTAATATTGCTCAGCCTGGTACCGCCGCGACGTTCCCACAGCACCGCGGCTCAAGGCGGTATGCAGGCCTCTCTGGGCAACTGCGCCATGGGTGAAGGCGACAACCCCGACGTACACTTTGCAGACACCGTCAAAGGTTCCGACTGGGGCTGTGACCAGGAAGTGGCCAGACTATTCGTGGAAAACGCACCCCTGGCGGTGCGGGAGATGGCCATCTGGGGCGTACCCTGGAGCCGGGTGGTGGCGGGCCAGCGTAAACTGCCCGACGGACGGGTGATTGAAGAGAAAAAGGAAAAAGAGGGTTTAATCACTGCCCGGGACTTCGGCGGCACCGCCAAATGGCGGACTTGTTATACCGCCGACGGCACAGGCCATACCCTGCAGTACACCATGGACAGCATGGTGCTCAAACTGGGCATTACGGTACATGACCGTACCGAGGCCATCTCCCTTATTCACGATGGAGAACAGTGCATCGGCGTGGTGGCCCGCTGCCTCCGCACCGGTGACTTAAGGGTATACATTGCCAAAACAACCGTCATCTGTACCGGAGGCTACGGACGGCTGTACAGCGCCTCCACCAACGCGGTAATCAACGAAGGTAACGGTATGTTCGTGGCCTTGAACACGGGCGTTGTACCCCTGGGAAACATGGAAGCCGTGCAGTTCCACCCCACGGGCATGGTGCCGGTATGGATATTGATCACCGAGGGTGCCCGGGGCGACGGCGGTTACCTGCTGGATAAAAATTTATACCGGTTTATGCCCGATTACGAGCCCAAGAAAAAGGAACTGGCCTCCCGGGACGTGGTATCCCGCCGCATGACTCAACACATGCGGGCCGGCTATGGTGTAGACAGCCCCTACGGGCCGCACCTGTGGCTGGACATCCGGCACCTGGGCGCCCAGCACATTAATACCAACCTGCGGGAAATCGCCAACATTGCCCGCAACTTTGCCGGTGTAGACCCGGTGAAAGATTTAATACCCGTGCGCCCCACCCAGCACTACAGCATGGGCGGCGTGCGTACCAACAAAGACGGCGCGGCCTATGGCCTTAAAAACCTGTTTGCCGCAGGCGAAGCGGCCTGCTGGGACCTGCACGGATTTAACCGCCTGGGCGGCAACTCCCTGGCTGAAACCATTACCGCCGGCCGGATTATCGGTAAAAAGGTGGCCGAGTACACCAAGGACGCCACCATATCATATAATTACAAACTGGTTGATGACGCCGTTAAAGAACAGGAAAACCGCATCAAAGCACTGGTGCACGGTTGGAACGGCAAAGAAAACGTTTACGAAGTCCGCAACGCCATGGAAAAGAACCTGATGGATTACGTGGGCATTTTCCGCAACGGTAAAGACCTGCAAAAAGCAGTCGACAACCTGCGGGAAGTATACCATCGCTCACTGAAGATTGGCTTAAGGTCCAACGGAGAAGGACCCAACCCGGAACTGGCTCAAGCGCTGCGCATGCCCGGTATGGTACGCCTGGCATTGTGCATAGCCTACGGCGCGCTGATGCGTACCGAAAGCCGCGGCAGTCATGCCCGGGAGGATTACCCCAAACGGGACGACGTCAACTGGCTGAAGCGCACCCTGGCTTACTGGCCGGACGGCGCGGATCTGCCCGAATTGAAATATGAGCCTGTCAAGATCACCGAACTGCCACCGGGAGACCGCGGTTACGGCGAATCCTCGGCTCAATCAAAAGGAGGCAAATAATGGCTGATCGTGAGTTAACCTTTGAAATATTTCGCTATAATCCTGCCAAACCCGAAATCAAGCCGCGTATGCAAACGTATAAACTAAAGGAAACCACGGGCATGACCATATTTGTGGCCCTGAATATGATTCGGGAAGAACAGGATCCGTCATTGATGTTTGATTTTGTGTGCCGGGCCGCCATTTGCGGTTCATGCGCCATGATTATAAACGGTCGTCCCCGGCTGGCCTGTAAAACCTTGACCAGTACACTGCCCCGGACAATTAAATTGTTCCCGCTGCCAGTGTTTAAATTGATCGGTGATTTGTCCGTGGACACCGGCACCTGGTTCAGGCACCTGTCCATAAGGACCGAATCCTGGGTGCATACCAGTAAGACCTTTGACCCCACGAAAGAGGAAGAACGCATGGATAACAAAATCGCCCTGGAAATTTATGAAGCGGAGCGCTGCATTGAGTGCGGCTGTTGCATAGCAGGCTGCGCCACCGCCAATATCCGGGACGAGTTTCTGGGCGCAGCAGGCATCAACCGGGTGGCCAGGTTCATGGTAGACCCCCGGGACGAGCGCACCCCTGAGGAATATTTTGAAGTGGTGGGTTCCGAGGAAGGTGCCTTCGGCTGCATGGGTCTGATGGCCTGTGACGACAACTGTCCCATGGAACTGCCCCTGCAAATGCAGCTGGCCTTTGTCCGGCGCAAAATAGCCTCCATCGGCCTGGGTATAAAGCAAGAGAAAAAAATCAAGATGGGTATCGGTTAATCACCGCACCCCTTAAAAAGCCTGGCTCCCGTAACGGGGTCAGGCTTAAAGTTTATTAAAGTAACCACATTATCTTAATAGTTCAATATATAAAATATAGCCCGAAATCACTGCTCTCACAGTGAACTTCTCCCTTCCCTGCATAATTTCCGGCAAATACCTGAATAATAAACAGCGACAATGCTATCACTATGCAAAGGGAGGAATTCCATGAAAACAGGAACCCGCGAAGCAATGGTAATCAGTGAAGTATTGCGCAGCAGCGCCAGCATGATTGACCATTACAATCTCTACATGGGCAACTGCCAGGACCAGCAACTGCGTTCCATACTGGACCGCCAGCAAAGGCATGCCCTGGACAGTTTCCAGAGACTGACCCAAATGATGCAAAACCACGGGCTGGACACCAGCAATATCCCCATGCCCACCACCATGTCCATAACAAGCGGCACCATGACTACCACCGCCTCCGCACCGGCCACCTACGGCACCCAGTGGACTGCGCCACAGTACACTACCGGGCAAACCGGTGCCGCGCCCTACTCCATGCAGTACACCACCGGCAACCAGGGGATGAGCATGTCAACGCCCACCCACACAGATGTCCGGATGGGTATGCAAACTCAAACCGGCACCCAGCCCACCACCGCTAGTTTCAACGACCGTGCCATCGCGGAAGGGGCACTGCAGCTCCACAAGCACGGTGCCAGTACAGTCACCCGGGCCGCTCTGGAATGCTCGGAGCCGCATATCCGCACTGCGTTAACCAGCATGGCCCGCAACTGCATTGAAATGTCTTACGAACTTTATACCTACATGTCTCAGCGGGGCTGGTATCAACTGCCTGATACTCCGCAAAACTTTATTTCCCATGCACCAATGCAGCAGCAACAGCAGTACCCCCAACAATAACATGGCCTACGACAAAAAGAGCAGCTGGTCACCGCCTTTGGCGGGGACCAGCTGTTTTATCCACTGCCGGTGATGCCATAATGTTAACCAAATACACGGGAAGTCGAAAATTTAAGCGCGAGTTCCGCTTGCGTACATTGGATTAACAATCAAGCCACCTGGCCAATTTGTCCGGGTTAATAATTTTAATCGTTCTCCCCTCGTAAACTATGCTATTCTCATTTTTGAAGGTATTTAACAAAGAGGTTACTGTTTGCCTGGATGTCCCCACCATACTGGCCAGTTCCTCGTGGGTTAACTGGAGATTGATTTTAATACCATTCTTGGTTTGCTCGCCCATCCGCTCCGCCATCTTGATCAGTATATGGGCAAGCCTGCTGGGAGCCTGGTGGCATACCATCTCATGGATGATACCCTCGGCCTCCCGCATTCTGATGGCTAATAACGTGGCTACCTTCACGGCCAGGGAAGGGTGTTTGGCCATTAGCCTTTCAAAATTATTTTTAGTTAGCACCACCACGGTCACGTTACTAATCGCTCCGGCAAAGCAAAGGCGTTCAACGCCCAACAGAGTTTCTGCCAGTCCCATAAGCTCCCCCGGGCTTCGCATACTGCCCACATTCACCCGCTTGCCGTCGGCTGAGATTCTGTATATCTTTACCCACCCGCTTTCCAGCAGGTATACCCTGTCTGCAATATCCCCGGCTGCAAATAATACATGCCCCCTGGGATAACGCACCACTGTCCCGGCCTGCCTGATTAAGGTTTTTTCCGCACCGGTTAGTACAGGGTCCGCTTTGTATACAGTATTGCCGGTAAATTCCGTTTCGTTTATTTGTATTGCTATTCCCATACCCGTACCCCTATACTCAATAATTATTATTTCTTATAACTGTGATGAAAATATCAGATAATTCAAATTAATTATGTCGCATTGGTGACAAGAATTCAGTCTCTTGGCGGACATATAATTTGTCAATTGCGCGACATTGCTATATTTCAACTTGTGACAATACAATTAACCTTTGACAAAGTAAACATTCAGCAATAACTTATAGAAATATTTAGACCTGAAATTGTTTCAACAAGCTTCATCACAGGTACCGGGTTCATAAAATGCATCCCGATTACCTTCTCCGGGCGACCATTGACGGCGGCAATTTCCGTAATGGGCAAGGAAGAAGTGTTGGTGGCTAAAATAGCATGCTTGGGTGTAATCTCATCCAATTCTTTAAATATCTTGCCCTTAATTTCCATGTTTTCCACAGCCGCTTCAATTACAATATCAATGCCAGCAGCATCTTGAAGGCTGGTGGAGGGGCTGATCCGGTTTAAAATAGCTTCCTTTTCCGCCGCGTCCATTTTTCCCTTGCTAACGTTTTTACTCAGGTTTTTTTCTATAATACCCAGGCCGCGCTGGACAAACTCATCTTTAATATCGTTGAGTAACACTTCCAACCCGGCAACTGCAGCTACCTGGGCAATGCCCGAACCCATCTGCCCTGCTCCTACTACCATTACTTTATTTATTTGCATACCGTTCTTTTCTCCCCTTTATAATGCTTATTTTACTTATCAATCTTTAAGCAAGTTTTTCGCTATCACTTTGCGCTGAATCTGGTTAGTACCCTCATAAATTTGGGTTATTTTGGCGTCCCGCACTTTCGCCCCTTATAAGTACCGTAGAACTGGTTTTAGCCGCCCGTCCAGTGGTTTCTTTTAATAATTTGATTTCCGGACTTTCACCAATGATTTTATCTAAACCAAACCTCTCCTTGTATACACGGTCAAGCTCGCCCTCGTAATAATCCAACTCCTCCCGGAGCCTGTCCACCTTTTTTCGCCAGGGCATAAAGGTCGTTGACATTTTTAAAAGCCACCACACCCAGGGCACCGA is a window from the Desulfallas thermosapovorans DSM 6562 genome containing:
- the spoVT gene encoding stage V sporulation protein T — translated: MKATGIVRRIDDLGRVVIPKEIRRTMRIREGEPLEIYVDRDGEVILKKYSPINELGEFAKEYADSLHEALGHVVCIADRDEIIAVSGGFKKELMKKPISGMLEDIINNRQTQMVEEEHSFTTDDRTMFKNSVVSPIIANGDAIGAVIITSSGDERMGDLEKKLSETAASFLAKQMEE
- a CDS encoding succinate dehydrogenase encodes the protein MLQRTLSKSNKTDLYLDLVELASGLILVGFLWTHMLFVATILISPETFNSLSEFLDTYYLSYIGIPFVVVVALMHFVIAGRRIPTRMQEQRIIWQHAKMLRHTDTWTWVFQAITGMAILVLASIHVWLVVTGWPIRDFTSAQRMEAFWWFYLVLLLVGEYHAGFGIYRQFVKWGWFPRKPISYVSKAITAVILVLGLAAMVVFVQLGGTL
- a CDS encoding fumarate reductase flavoprotein subunit, which produces MSIYQTHITDVLIVGAGLAGERIAVEAAMHGHDVILLSLVPPRRSHSTAAQGGMQASLGNCAMGEGDNPDVHFADTVKGSDWGCDQEVARLFVENAPLAVREMAIWGVPWSRVVAGQRKLPDGRVIEEKKEKEGLITARDFGGTAKWRTCYTADGTGHTLQYTMDSMVLKLGITVHDRTEAISLIHDGEQCIGVVARCLRTGDLRVYIAKTTVICTGGYGRLYSASTNAVINEGNGMFVALNTGVVPLGNMEAVQFHPTGMVPVWILITEGARGDGGYLLDKNLYRFMPDYEPKKKELASRDVVSRRMTQHMRAGYGVDSPYGPHLWLDIRHLGAQHINTNLREIANIARNFAGVDPVKDLIPVRPTQHYSMGGVRTNKDGAAYGLKNLFAAGEAACWDLHGFNRLGGNSLAETITAGRIIGKKVAEYTKDATISYNYKLVDDAVKEQENRIKALVHGWNGKENVYEVRNAMEKNLMDYVGIFRNGKDLQKAVDNLREVYHRSLKIGLRSNGEGPNPELAQALRMPGMVRLALCIAYGALMRTESRGSHAREDYPKRDDVNWLKRTLAYWPDGADLPELKYEPVKITELPPGDRGYGESSAQSKGGK
- a CDS encoding fumarate reductase iron-sulfur subunit; translated protein: MADRELTFEIFRYNPAKPEIKPRMQTYKLKETTGMTIFVALNMIREEQDPSLMFDFVCRAAICGSCAMIINGRPRLACKTLTSTLPRTIKLFPLPVFKLIGDLSVDTGTWFRHLSIRTESWVHTSKTFDPTKEEERMDNKIALEIYEAERCIECGCCIAGCATANIRDEFLGAAGINRVARFMVDPRDERTPEEYFEVVGSEEGAFGCMGLMACDDNCPMELPLQMQLAFVRRKIASIGLGIKQEKKIKMGIG
- a CDS encoding spore coat protein, with the translated sequence MKTGTREAMVISEVLRSSASMIDHYNLYMGNCQDQQLRSILDRQQRHALDSFQRLTQMMQNHGLDTSNIPMPTTMSITSGTMTTTASAPATYGTQWTAPQYTTGQTGAAPYSMQYTTGNQGMSMSTPTHTDVRMGMQTQTGTQPTTASFNDRAIAEGALQLHKHGASTVTRAALECSEPHIRTALTSMARNCIEMSYELYTYMSQRGWYQLPDTPQNFISHAPMQQQQQYPQQ
- a CDS encoding Crp/Fnr family transcriptional regulator, with the protein product MGIAIQINETEFTGNTVYKADPVLTGAEKTLIRQAGTVVRYPRGHVLFAAGDIADRVYLLESGWVKIYRISADGKRVNVGSMRSPGELMGLAETLLGVERLCFAGAISNVTVVVLTKNNFERLMAKHPSLAVKVATLLAIRMREAEGIIHEMVCHQAPSRLAHILIKMAERMGEQTKNGIKINLQLTHEELASMVGTSRQTVTSLLNTFKNENSIVYEGRTIKIINPDKLARWLDC